The genomic interval GCGTTTAAAGCGGTCGGCTTCCCGGAGGACGTGGGCAAATTCTACCGCCTCGACGAGTATGCGGGCTACACCTGGATAGGACACGGCCGGTTTCCGACGAACACCCCCGGCTGGTGGGGCGGGGCGCACCCGTTTACCATCCTCGACTGGGCGATAGTCCACAACGGCGAGATTTCGTCGTACGGCATCAACAAGCGATACCTCGAGATGTTCGGCTACAAATGCACGATGCTCACCGACACCGAGGTCGTCGCGTACTCGTTCGACCTCTTGCTGAGGCGACACAACCTCCCGATAGAGCTGGCCTGCAAGGCGTTGGCCGCCTCGTTCTGGACCGATATCGACCGCATGAAAGCACAGGGGAAGAAGGTCGCCGATGTGTACGAGGCGCTTAGGATAGTCTATGGCGGCGGTCTCCTAAACGGACCCTTCGCTATAATCCTCGGCCACGCCAACGGCATGGTGGGCTTGAGCGACCGAGTCAAATTGCGCCCGCTCGTCGCGGCGCGCAAAGACGATATGCTCTACATCGCAAGCGAAGAGTCGGCGATACGCGAGGTCGCGTCGGTCCTCGATAAAGTCTGGAACCCTAAAGCCGGCGAGCCGGTCATCGGCGAGTTGAAAATCCCGGTTAGCGATACGGACGCGGTACGTGAATTAGAGGAGACGGTGGCATAGATGAAGACCTACCAGCTACCCGAACTCAAAATTGAACGGGACAAAGATAGATGCATAGACTGTCAGGTATGCGTACGCCAGTGCGCGTTCGAGGCGCACAAGGTGGACGAAGACGGCGAAGTCTACAGCGAGGACGAAAAGTGCGTCGCATGTCAGCGGTGCGTTTCGCTCTGTCCGACCAACGCCCTGACGATAAAGGATAACAAACCATTTGTAAAAGACAACGCCAACTGGACCGCCGAGACCCAGAAGTATATCTGGAAACAGGCGGAGACCGGCGGCGTGCTCTTGACCGGTATGGGCAATCCCAAGCCGTACCCGATTTACTGGGATCATATGTTGCTCAACGCGAGCCAGGTCACCAACCCGTCGATCGACCCGCTCCGCGAGCCGATGGAGCTTAGGACGTACCTCGGCAGCAAGCCGGATAAAATAGATATAGAGATGGTCGACGGCGAGCCGGTTCTCAAGACCGCGCTCGCCCCCCAGCTTATGCTAAAGACGCCGATTCTCTTTTCGGCGATGTCGTTCGGCGCGGTCAGCTATAGCGTCTGCGAGGGTCTGGCCCGCGCGTCGAAAGCGCTCGGCACCTTTTGGAACACCGGCGAGGGCGGCCTTCCGCAAGGCCTTTACGAGTATGGCCCGAACACGATAGTGCAGGTAGCGTCGGGACGTTTCGGCGTCCACAGCGAGTACCTCGACGCCGCGGCGGCTATCGAGATTAAAATCGGCCAGGGCGCGAAGCCCGGTATCGGCGGACACCTTCCCGGTGAGAAGGTCGGCCCGGTCGTCAGTCGCACCAGGATGATACCGGTCGGCTCGGATGCGATTTCACCCGCCCCCCACCACGACATCTACTCGATCGAGGATTTAAGCCAGCTAATTTACAGCCTCAAAGAGGCGACTGAATACACTAAGCCGATATCGGTCAAGATATCGGCGGTCCACAACGTGGCCGCAATCGCGAGCGGCATCGCCCGCGCGGGCGCCGACATCATCGCAATCGACGGTTTTCGCGGCGGGACCGGCGCGACGCCGACGATGATCCGCGACAACGTCGGTATCCCGATTGAACTCGCCATCGCGGCGGTCGACACGCGACTGCGCGATGAGGCAATCCGCAACCGCGTTTCGGTCATCGCGGCGGGCGGTTTTAGAAACAGCGCCGATGTCGTCAAGGCCATCGCGCTCGGCGCGGACGCGGTCTATCTCGGCACGGCGGCGCTGGTGGCTATGGGTTGCCATGTCTGCCAGATGTGTTACACCGGCAAGTGTAACTGGGGTATCGCGACGCAAGACCCGTACCTCGAGAAGCGCCTCAACCCGGATGTCGCGGCTGAGCGCCTCTTTAACCT from Actinomycetota bacterium carries:
- a CDS encoding glutamine amidotransferase family protein, producing the protein MMSEDGRLMSGEGIIRSMEVLHDRSNGLGGGFAGYGIYPDKKEHYALHIMYDDIKAKEMTDLLIDEWFEVDAEEVIPTRKVPGVGKAPLLWRYFVKPSADFNECGVCEEDYVIDAVMLVNSTVEGAFIFSSGKNMGAFKAVGFPEDVGKFYRLDEYAGYTWIGHGRFPTNTPGWWGGAHPFTILDWAIVHNGEISSYGINKRYLEMFGYKCTMLTDTEVVAYSFDLLLRRHNLPIELACKALAASFWTDIDRMKAQGKKVADVYEALRIVYGGGLLNGPFAIILGHANGMVGLSDRVKLRPLVAARKDDMLYIASEESAIREVASVLDKVWNPKAGEPVIGELKIPVSDTDAVRELEETVA
- a CDS encoding IMP dehydrogenase, with translation MKTYQLPELKIERDKDRCIDCQVCVRQCAFEAHKVDEDGEVYSEDEKCVACQRCVSLCPTNALTIKDNKPFVKDNANWTAETQKYIWKQAETGGVLLTGMGNPKPYPIYWDHMLLNASQVTNPSIDPLREPMELRTYLGSKPDKIDIEMVDGEPVLKTALAPQLMLKTPILFSAMSFGAVSYSVCEGLARASKALGTFWNTGEGGLPQGLYEYGPNTIVQVASGRFGVHSEYLDAAAAIEIKIGQGAKPGIGGHLPGEKVGPVVSRTRMIPVGSDAISPAPHHDIYSIEDLSQLIYSLKEATEYTKPISVKISAVHNVAAIASGIARAGADIIAIDGFRGGTGATPTMIRDNVGIPIELAIAAVDTRLRDEAIRNRVSVIAAGGFRNSADVVKAIALGADAVYLGTAALVAMGCHVCQMCYTGKCNWGIATQDPYLEKRLNPDVAAERLFNLVRGWSHEIAEMLGGMGLNAIESLRGNRLHLRSIGLSTEEMDILGLQAAGSPMA